A single genomic interval of Antechinus flavipes isolate AdamAnt ecotype Samford, QLD, Australia chromosome 1, AdamAnt_v2, whole genome shotgun sequence harbors:
- the LOC127543597 gene encoding transcription initiation factor TFIID subunit 5-like encodes MEALAERQTEVVIKPDSEGPPALPASQPGDCPGESSHNSSHNGDEGGSVAASSAGGDGGTPKPAVPPPAAAAAAATAAPEGAAGAPAATAEGIASQDRQTLLAVLQFLQRSNLRESEEILLREARLLEEAAGAGAQREVDGPGAEATSALLSQVAAAPTAVAPAQVGVVAAEDQPDVSAVLSAYSQQEDPAMYEEHYSGLKHFIECSLDCYRTELSQLFYPLFVHMYLELVYNQHENEAKSFFQKFHGDQEYYYQDDLRVLSSLTKKEHMKGNETIMDFRTSKFVLRISRDSYQLLKRHLQKTQNNQIWNIVQEHLYIDIFDGMPRSKQQIDAMVGGLAGEAKREANKAQVFFGLLKEPEIEVPLDDEDEKGENEEGKPPQKKPKKDSMGSKRKRQDPNAPPQNRIPLPELKDSEKLDQIMNMKETMKRVRLGPDCLPSICFFTFFNAYQGLTAVDITDDSSLIAGGFDDSTVRVWSVSPKKLRSMKTAKDLSLIDKESDNVLERIMDEKTASEMKILYGHSGPVYGASFSPDRLWATNHHEPLRIFAGHFADVNCTRFHPNSNYVATGSADRTVRLWDVLNGNCVRIFTGHKGPIHSLAFSPNGRFLATGATDGRVLLWDIGHGLMVGELKGHTSTVCSLKFSRDGEILASGSMDNTVRLWDAIKAFEYLETDDFTTATGHINLPENSQDLLLGTYMTKSTPVVHLHFTRRNLVLAAGAYSPQ; translated from the exons atggaggCGCTggcagagaggcagacagaggtggTGATCAAGCCTGATTCGGAGGGACCCCCTGCGCTCCCTGCCTCGCAGCCGGGCGACTGTCCAGGGGAGAGCAGCCACAACAGCAGCCATAACGGAGACGAAGGCGGCAGTGTCGCGGCGTCGTCAGCCGGCGGTGATGGCGGGACCCCGAAACCCGCCGTGCCTCCTCCGGCAGCTGCTGCTGCGGCGGCTACAGCAGCCCCGGAGGGCGCGGCCGGGGCTCCGGCAGCGACTGCCGAGGGCATCGCTTCTCAGGACCGGCAGACCCTGCTGGCCGTGCTGCAGTTCCTGCAGCGGAGCAACCTACGCGAGTCTGAGGAGATCCTGCTGCGCGAGGCCAGACTGCTGGAGGAGGCGGCGGGAGCTGGCGCTCAGCGGGAGGTGGACGGACCCGGGGCCGAGGCCACTAGCGCACTGCTGAGCCAGGTCGCCGCCGCTCCCACCGCGGTCGCTCCTGCCCAAGTTGGAGTAGTTGCTGCAGAGGACCAGCCTGATGTCAGTGCGGTGTTGTCTGCCTACAGTCAACAAGAGGATCCAGCAATGTATGAAGAGCACTACAGTGGACTGAaacatttcattgaatgttcctTGGACTGTTATCGAACAGAGTTATCTCAGTTATTTTATCCTCTATTTGTACATATGTACTTGGAATTGGTCTACAATCAGCAtgaaaatgaagcaaaatcatTCTTTCAGAAGTTTCATGGCGATCAGGAATATTATTATCAGGATGACCTTCGAGTGTTATCGAGCCTTACCAAAAAGGAGCACATGAAAGGGAACGAGACCATTATGGATTTTCGAACAAGTAAATTTGTTTTGCGCATTTCCCGGGATTCTTATCAACTCTTGAAAAGACACCTCCAGAAGACACAGAATAACCAAATATGGAACATAGTCCAGGAGCACCTGTACATTGACATCTTCGATGGGATGCCTCGGAGTAAGCAACAGATAGATGCTATGGTGGGAGGTTTGGCCGGAGAGGCAAAGCGAGAGGCAAATAAGGCACAGGTCTTTTTTGGCTTATTAAAAGAACCAGAAATTGAAGTTCCTTTggatgatgaagatgaaaaaggggagaatgaggaaggaaaacccccccaaaaaaaacctaaaaaagatAGTATGGGATCTAAAAGGAAAAGGCAAGATCCTAATGCTCCACCTCAAAACAGAATTCCTCTTCCTGAATTGAAAGATTCAGAGAAGTTGGATCAGATAATGAATATGAAAGAAACCATGAAACGTGTGCGTCTTGGTCCAGATTGTTTGCCTTCCATCTGTTTCTTTACATTCTTTAATGCATATCAGGGTCTCACTGCAGTTGATATCACTGATGATTCCAGTCTGATTGCAGGAGGTTTTGATGACTCCACTGTTAGAGTATGGTCTGTGAGTCCCAAAAAACTTCGTAGTATGAAGACAGCAAAGGATCTCAGCCTTATAGATAAAGAATCAGATAATGTTTTAGAAAGAATCATGGATGAAAAAACAGCAAGTGAAATGAAGATTTTATATGGTCACAGTGGACCTGTTTATGGGGCAAGCTTCAGTCCTGA TAGGCTTTGGGCTACAAATCATCATGAGCCTTTACGAATATTTGCTGGCCACTTTGCAGATGTGAATTGTACACGATTCCATCCAAACTCTAACTATGTTGCTACAGGTTCAGCAGACAGAACAGTAAGGTTATGGGATGTCTTGAATGGGAACTGTGTAAGAATCTTCACTGGACACAAGGGACCAATTCATTCTTTGGCATTTTCTCCCAATGGGAGATTCCTGGCTACTGGAGCAACAGACGGCAGGGTACTTCTTTGGGATATTGGACATGGATTGATGGTTGGAGAATTAAAAGGTCATACAAGCACAGTATGTTCACTCAAGTTTAGTAGAGATGGAGAAATTTTAGCATCAGGGTCAATGGATAACACAGTTCGTTTATGGGACGCTATAAAAGCATTTGAGTACCTAGAGACCGATGATTTTACTACAGCCACCGGACACATAAACTTGCCTGAAAATTCACAAGATTTATTACTAGGAACTTACATGACCAAGTCAACACCAGTTGTACATCTCCATTTTACTCGAAGAAACTTGGTTTTAGCTGCAGGAGCTTATAGTCCACAATAA